A part of Gambusia affinis linkage group LG21, SWU_Gaff_1.0, whole genome shotgun sequence genomic DNA contains:
- the LOC122824324 gene encoding myelin-associated glycoprotein-like, with product MEGYNRVTAALSENVLTVSVLISVFLLPGVQTECHSTHKGINITAPKHINALSGSCLLIPCSFTDQKEMKVDGRMKTSGIWIRSTVWVASYPRLVVYNSSWSKNKYEMKMIGNLREKNCTTVFSNIHPSHTDRYFFSIENGLLKSFAVCDPVLLIIRDSPWRPRLQISGDVKENNSVTVTCSAPTPCPQAPPELTLNLQPNPLRQMERNTDGTFITTIQQNVTLSYRYEGYNIICSARYPVNAGKHNKSPNKGAKTKFTVSFSYAPKETSAFISSSVDNWVKLRCSSRANPPISVFTWFKNTSDGAMKIAEGESYGFRVTEEGIYYCAAMNDVGSQTSPEISLTVKDKGIEPTHKAIERKGAESSQIQISVVAAVSILILVCLLKVVMWFLKTKTPTPPQVNLDSIY from the exons ATGGAGGGATATAACAGAGTGACGGCAGCCCTGTCTGAGAACGTGCTGACAGTCAGCGTCTTAATAAGTGTCTTCCTTCTTCCAG GAGTTCAGACTGAATGTCATTCGACCCACAAGGGAATCAACATTACTGCGCCAAAGCATATTAACGCTCTGAGTGGATCCTGTTTGCTAATTCCATGTAGCTTCACTGACCAAAAGGAAATGAAGGTTGACGGcagaatgaaaacatctggaattTGGATAAGATCTACAGTCTGGGTTGCCAGTTATCCACGTCTTGTGGTTTACAACAGCAGTTggtcaaaaaacaaatatgaaatgaaaatgattggaaatctgagagagaaaaactgcACAACTGTGTTCTCTAATATACATCCAAGTCATACAGACCGTTACTTCTTCAGTATTGAGAATGGGCTGCTCAAATCGTTTGCTGTCTGTGATCCTGTTCTTCTGATAATTAGAG ATTCTCCTTGGAGACCCAGGCTTCAAATCTCAGGTGACGTGAAGGAGAATAACTCTGTCACCGTAACGTGCTCAGCTCCCACTCCCTGTCCACAAGCACCTCCTGAACTCACCTTGAACCTCCAACCAAACCCTCTCAGACAGATGGAGAGGAACACAGATGGAACGTTTATAACTACAATCCAGCAGAACGTCACTCTGTCATACAGATATGAAGGCTACAACATCATCTGCTCTGCCAGATATCCTGTGAATGCAGGAAAACATAACAAGAGTCCCAATAAGGGAGCAAAGACAAAATTCACCGTCAGTTTCTCCT ATGCTCCCAAAGAAACCTCAGCATTCATCAGTTCATCAGTAGATAACTGGGTGAAGCTGCGTTGCTCCAGCAGGGCCAATCCTCCCATCAGCGTCTTCACCTGGTTCAAGAACACCTCAGATGGAGCCATGAAAATAGCTGAAGGAGAAAGTTATGGCTTCCGTGTCACTGAGGAGGGGATTTATTACTGTGCGGCCATGAATGATGTTGGTAGTCAGACATCTCCGGAGATTTCTCTGACTGTAAAAGACAAAG GGATTGAGCCGACTCATAAAGCCATTGAAAGAAAAG GAGCTGAGAGTTCTCAAATTCAGATTTCAGTTGTTGCAGCAGTCAGCATTCTCATACTTGTCTGCCTGCTCAAAGTCGTCATGTG gtttttaaagaccaaaactCCAACCCCACCACAAGTCAATTTAG ACTCCATTTACTGA